A window from Micromonospora profundi encodes these proteins:
- a CDS encoding ABC transporter substrate-binding protein — protein sequence MLHQTWRRVALATAGLLALSLTTACSEDPGESTDLSENRAGAMANYGVGDQFKATEALSFSTLYNNHTFYPLKEDWLFWSELTKRTNVKIDPVAVPLSDYEQKRSLLIGAGDAPLIIPKTYHPQEDPFVSSGAILPVSDYLDLMPNLKDKIAKWNLKPEIDNLRQSDGKFYLLPGLHEKPTQDYTVLVRTDIMEELNLPVPKTWDDLYTVLKAMKAKYPNVYPYSDLFSKPTPTGALLNILSASFGTRAGWDYQHATWDPAAKKFTYTGGSEQYKQMLTYLHKLVAEGLLDPESFTQTDDQARQKLANGKSFVVTGNAQTLVNNHRPDLAKTLPNAKMAKIPLPVGPAGEINPFSRLENGIMISTKARESKNFVAMMQFIDWLWYSDAGLEFARWGVEGTTFTKDASGKRTLNPGVDFLGLNPKAPKHLQKDFGFQNGVFAYGGSPDLVRGFFSPEELEFQKVMDARTPREVAPPAPLTDEEREQVSLWETPLKDFVSQNTLKFALGQRPLSEWDAYVAELKAKNADQYIDTVNKAYERFQKKNG from the coding sequence ATGCTCCACCAGACGTGGCGCCGCGTGGCGTTAGCCACCGCGGGTCTGCTCGCGCTCAGCCTGACCACCGCATGCTCCGAGGACCCCGGCGAGTCGACGGACCTCTCGGAGAACCGTGCCGGTGCGATGGCGAACTACGGTGTCGGCGACCAGTTCAAGGCCACCGAGGCGCTCTCCTTCTCGACCCTCTACAACAACCACACGTTCTATCCGCTCAAGGAAGACTGGCTGTTCTGGTCGGAGTTGACCAAGCGGACCAACGTCAAGATCGATCCGGTCGCCGTACCGCTGAGCGACTACGAGCAGAAGCGCAGCCTGCTCATCGGCGCTGGGGACGCGCCACTGATCATTCCCAAGACGTACCACCCGCAGGAGGACCCGTTCGTGTCCTCCGGGGCGATCCTTCCGGTGAGCGACTACCTGGATCTGATGCCCAACCTCAAGGACAAGATCGCCAAGTGGAACCTGAAGCCGGAGATCGACAACCTGCGGCAGTCCGACGGCAAGTTCTACCTGCTGCCGGGCCTCCACGAGAAGCCCACGCAGGACTACACGGTGCTGGTGCGCACCGACATCATGGAGGAGCTGAACCTCCCGGTCCCGAAGACCTGGGACGACCTGTACACGGTGCTCAAGGCGATGAAGGCGAAGTACCCGAACGTCTACCCGTACTCCGACCTGTTCAGTAAGCCCACACCGACCGGCGCCCTGCTGAACATCCTCAGCGCGTCCTTCGGCACGCGGGCCGGTTGGGACTACCAGCACGCCACCTGGGACCCGGCGGCGAAGAAGTTCACCTACACCGGCGGGTCCGAGCAGTACAAGCAGATGCTCACGTACCTGCACAAGCTCGTCGCCGAGGGCCTGCTCGACCCGGAGAGCTTCACCCAGACCGACGACCAGGCCCGCCAGAAGCTCGCCAACGGCAAGTCCTTCGTGGTCACCGGCAACGCACAGACGCTTGTCAACAACCACCGGCCCGACCTGGCCAAGACCCTGCCGAACGCGAAGATGGCCAAGATTCCACTGCCGGTCGGGCCAGCCGGCGAGATCAACCCCTTCTCCCGCCTGGAGAACGGCATCATGATCTCCACGAAGGCCCGGGAGAGCAAGAACTTCGTGGCAATGATGCAGTTCATCGACTGGCTGTGGTATTCGGACGCCGGCCTGGAGTTCGCCCGCTGGGGCGTCGAGGGCACCACGTTCACCAAGGACGCGTCCGGGAAGCGCACGCTCAACCCCGGCGTCGACTTCCTCGGCCTCAACCCGAAGGCGCCCAAGCACCTGCAGAAGGACTTCGGCTTCCAGAACGGCGTCTTCGCCTACGGCGGCAGCCCCGACCTGGTCCGCGGGTTCTTCTCCCCGGAGGAGTTGGAGTTCCAGAAGGTGATGGACGCGCGCACCCCCAGGGAGGTGGCCCCGCCCGCTCCGCTGACCGATGAGGAGCGCGAGCAGGTGTCGCTCTGGGAGACGCCGCTGAAGGACTTCGTCTCGCAGAACACGCTGAAGTTCGCCCTGGGTCAGCGGCCGCTGAGCGAGTGGGACGCGTACGTGGCCGAGCTGAAGGCCAAGAACGCCGACCAGTACATCGACACGGTCAACAAGGCGTACGAGCGGTTCCAGAAGAAAAACGGCTGA
- a CDS encoding carbohydrate ABC transporter permease produces the protein MILGRKADAPTTRGPVDSRGYRVFRVVNAVVLTGVVIVTLYPFLTIVARSLSDEAYIIAGKVTLVPRGFDVTAYKLVMSDAMFWTNYRNTVVYTVVATIISIVLTTCYAYVLSKPQLKGRGLLVGIALFTMFFSGGLIPNYVLVTSLGMKNTIWAVVIPNAISVFNLLVMKAFFESLPTELEEAAAVDGLNTYGILLRIVLPLSKAIIATMVLFYAVSFWNSWFSAFLYFDRQDLLPVTVYLRNLIAGATSAESAAADADKVQAAATFQAVTIVLTTLPILAVYPFVQRYFVRGVMLGAVKG, from the coding sequence GTGATCCTCGGCCGGAAGGCGGACGCCCCGACCACGCGCGGGCCGGTGGACAGCCGTGGCTACCGGGTCTTCCGGGTCGTCAACGCGGTGGTCCTGACCGGCGTGGTGATCGTGACGCTGTATCCGTTCCTCACCATCGTGGCCCGTTCGCTCAGCGACGAGGCGTACATCATCGCGGGGAAGGTGACCCTGGTCCCGCGCGGGTTCGACGTGACCGCGTACAAGCTGGTCATGTCGGATGCGATGTTCTGGACGAACTACCGCAACACCGTCGTGTACACGGTGGTCGCCACGATCATCTCGATAGTCCTGACCACCTGCTACGCGTACGTGTTGTCGAAGCCGCAGCTCAAGGGGCGTGGCCTCCTCGTCGGCATCGCGCTGTTCACAATGTTCTTCTCCGGTGGCCTGATCCCCAACTACGTGCTGGTCACGAGCCTGGGGATGAAGAACACCATTTGGGCCGTGGTGATCCCCAACGCCATCAGCGTGTTCAACCTGCTGGTCATGAAGGCGTTCTTCGAGAGCCTGCCGACCGAGTTGGAAGAAGCGGCGGCGGTCGACGGGCTCAACACGTACGGCATCCTGCTGCGCATCGTGCTGCCGCTGTCGAAGGCGATCATCGCGACGATGGTGCTCTTCTACGCGGTCTCCTTCTGGAACTCGTGGTTCAGCGCGTTCCTCTACTTCGACCGGCAGGACCTGCTCCCGGTCACCGTCTACCTGCGCAACCTCATCGCGGGCGCCACGAGCGCCGAGTCGGCGGCCGCCGACGCCGACAAGGTCCAGGCGGCGGCGACCTTCCAAGCCGTGACGATCGTGCTCACCACCCTGCCCATCCTGGCGGTCTACCCCTTCGTCCAGCGGTACTTCGTCCGCGGCGTGATGCTCGGCGCGGTCAAGGGCTGA
- a CDS encoding ABC transporter permease: MTSETLRPPPAPPPAPAATVAPAPRSRRHRRTWRQALRRDWQLYSLAVLPLLFFLIFRYLPMIGNVIAFRRFKPGGSIFGEYWVGLRYFRMFFTDPTFWEVFTNTLVLGALTLLFCFPLPIVLALLLNEVRARRFKRFVQSVSYLPHFLSIVIVAAMVMQLTSVDGTANQLVRLVGGDPVAFLQQPEWFRTIYVSSEVWQTVGWGTILYLAALTTIDEDLYEAARIDGANRLRQTWHVTLPGIRPTMVTLLILNIGSFMAVGFEKILLLYNPLTYPTADVISTYLFRMGFQSSNFSYAAAIGLFEAVIGLILVLSANLISRRTVGTSLW; this comes from the coding sequence ATGACATCCGAGACGCTGCGGCCGCCGCCGGCACCGCCTCCCGCTCCGGCGGCCACTGTCGCACCCGCCCCGCGCTCGCGGCGACACCGTCGGACCTGGCGGCAGGCGCTGCGCCGGGACTGGCAGCTCTACTCACTCGCCGTCCTGCCGCTGCTGTTCTTCCTGATCTTCCGCTATCTGCCGATGATCGGGAACGTCATCGCGTTCCGCCGGTTCAAGCCGGGCGGCAGCATCTTCGGCGAGTACTGGGTCGGGCTGCGGTACTTCCGGATGTTCTTCACCGACCCCACGTTCTGGGAGGTGTTCACCAACACGCTCGTGCTCGGGGCGTTGACCCTGCTGTTCTGCTTCCCGCTGCCCATCGTGCTGGCGCTGCTGCTCAACGAGGTGCGTGCCCGCCGGTTCAAGCGGTTCGTCCAGTCGGTGTCCTACCTGCCGCACTTCCTGTCGATCGTGATCGTGGCGGCGATGGTCATGCAGTTGACCTCGGTCGACGGCACCGCCAACCAGCTCGTCCGGCTGGTCGGCGGCGACCCGGTGGCGTTCCTGCAACAGCCCGAGTGGTTCCGCACCATCTACGTCTCCTCCGAGGTCTGGCAGACCGTCGGCTGGGGCACCATCCTCTACCTCGCGGCGCTCACCACGATCGACGAGGACCTCTACGAGGCGGCCCGGATCGACGGCGCCAACCGGCTGCGGCAGACCTGGCATGTGACGCTGCCCGGGATCCGGCCGACGATGGTGACGCTGCTGATCCTCAACATCGGCAGCTTCATGGCCGTCGGGTTCGAGAAGATCCTGCTGCTGTACAACCCGTTGACGTACCCGACGGCGGACGTGATCTCCACGTACCTGTTCCGGATGGGTTTCCAGTCCAGCAACTTCAGCTACGCGGCAGCGATCGGCCTCTTCGAGGCGGTGATCGGGCTGATTCTGGTCCTGTCGGCGAACCTCATCTCCCGTCGCACGGTGGGGACGAGCCTGTGGTGA
- a CDS encoding beta-xylosidase/alpha-l-arabinosidase produces MRSNVPVDGAPAASRDVTPWRDARLSPAERAEALLPQMTLEEKLAQLVGVWVGADASGEGVAPHQADMLNELPPWSTVIRYGLGQLTRPFGTAPVDPVRGARSLAASQAQIVAASRFGIPAQVHEECLTGFAAWRATVYPTPLSWGAAFDPELVEEMAAQIGRSMRAAGVHQGLAPVLDVTRDYRWGRTEETIGEDPYLVGTTGAAYVRGLESTGIVATLKHFAGYSASRGGRNLAPVPMGRRELADVILPPFEMALRLGGARSVMHSYAEIDGLPVAADEELLTGLLRDEWGFTGTVVADYFAIRFLQTLHGVAERSADAAGLALRAGIDVELPTVDTFGDPLLAAVRAGEVDEALIDRALRRVLIQKIELGLLDDGWQELPDDVADLRLDDEASQDVAVRLARESVVLLRNTGVLPLPAGRRVALVGPVADDPMAMLGCYTFPNHVGVKHSEFEMGVDIPTLRDELARHVPQLSYEPGCAITGDDSSGIAAAVAEAAAADVCVLAVGDRAGMFGRGTSGEGCDAVDLTLPGVQSDLVRAVLATGTPVVLVLMTGRPYALGTEFDAAAAVVQAFFLGQRGGQALAEVLTGAVNPSGRLPVSVPRDAGGLPGTYLAPPLGHLNQVSSIDPTPAYPFGHGLSYTSFDWSDASAVGPAGEAYADPTDPVTWPVDGEARVRVTVRNTGSRSGTEVVQLYLHDPVAQTTRPVTRLVGYARVPLEPGAAADVTFDVPADVTSFTGRSGRRIVEPGAVELRLGRSSGETVAALALRLTGVERQVGHDRELLTSVRIEHLLAVPHSA; encoded by the coding sequence ATGAGAAGTAACGTGCCCGTCGACGGCGCACCGGCGGCGTCCCGCGACGTCACGCCCTGGCGCGACGCACGGCTGTCGCCAGCCGAACGGGCCGAGGCGCTGCTGCCGCAGATGACGCTTGAGGAAAAGCTCGCCCAGCTCGTCGGGGTGTGGGTGGGCGCCGACGCGTCCGGCGAGGGCGTCGCTCCCCACCAGGCCGACATGCTCAACGAGCTGCCGCCGTGGAGCACCGTCATCCGGTACGGGCTGGGCCAGCTCACCCGACCGTTCGGCACCGCACCCGTCGACCCGGTACGCGGCGCGCGATCGCTTGCCGCGTCCCAGGCGCAGATCGTGGCGGCCAGCCGGTTCGGCATCCCGGCGCAGGTGCACGAGGAGTGCCTCACCGGTTTCGCCGCCTGGCGGGCCACCGTCTACCCGACCCCGCTGAGCTGGGGCGCCGCCTTCGACCCGGAGCTTGTCGAGGAGATGGCCGCCCAGATCGGCCGGTCGATGCGCGCCGCAGGCGTACACCAGGGGCTCGCACCGGTCCTCGACGTCACCCGCGACTACCGCTGGGGACGTACCGAGGAGACGATCGGCGAGGACCCGTACCTGGTGGGGACGACCGGCGCGGCGTACGTGCGGGGGCTGGAGAGCACAGGCATCGTGGCCACCCTCAAGCACTTCGCCGGATATTCGGCCTCCCGGGGCGGGCGCAACCTCGCGCCGGTGCCGATGGGCCGCCGGGAGTTGGCAGACGTCATCCTGCCGCCGTTCGAGATGGCGCTACGGCTCGGCGGTGCCCGCTCCGTGATGCACTCGTACGCCGAGATCGACGGCCTGCCCGTCGCCGCCGACGAGGAACTGCTGACCGGGCTCCTGCGCGACGAGTGGGGCTTCACCGGCACCGTTGTCGCCGACTACTTCGCCATCCGGTTCCTGCAGACCCTGCACGGGGTGGCCGAACGCTCCGCCGACGCCGCCGGGCTCGCTCTGCGCGCCGGAATCGACGTCGAGCTGCCCACAGTGGACACTTTCGGCGACCCGCTGTTGGCGGCGGTCCGTGCCGGCGAGGTCGACGAGGCGCTCATCGACCGGGCGCTGCGACGTGTGCTGATCCAGAAGATCGAACTCGGCCTGCTCGACGACGGCTGGCAGGAACTGCCCGACGACGTGGCGGACCTGCGCCTCGACGACGAGGCCAGCCAGGACGTCGCCGTACGCCTGGCCCGGGAGTCAGTGGTGCTGCTGCGCAACACCGGTGTGCTGCCGCTGCCTGCCGGTCGCCGGGTCGCGCTCGTAGGCCCGGTCGCCGACGATCCGATGGCAATGCTCGGCTGCTACACCTTCCCCAACCACGTAGGTGTCAAGCACAGCGAGTTCGAGATGGGCGTCGACATCCCCACGCTCCGCGACGAGTTGGCCCGGCACGTCCCGCAGCTCAGCTACGAGCCCGGCTGCGCCATCACCGGCGACGACAGCTCGGGAATCGCTGCTGCGGTCGCCGAGGCCGCTGCCGCCGACGTGTGCGTGCTCGCCGTCGGCGACCGGGCGGGCATGTTCGGCCGGGGCACCTCCGGTGAGGGCTGCGACGCCGTCGACCTGACACTGCCCGGGGTGCAGTCCGACCTGGTCCGCGCCGTGCTGGCCACCGGCACCCCTGTCGTGCTGGTGCTGATGACCGGCCGGCCGTACGCGCTCGGCACGGAGTTCGACGCGGCGGCGGCAGTGGTGCAGGCGTTCTTCCTCGGCCAACGGGGCGGGCAGGCGCTCGCCGAGGTGCTCACCGGCGCGGTGAACCCGTCCGGACGGCTGCCGGTAAGCGTGCCCCGCGACGCGGGTGGCCTGCCGGGCACCTACCTGGCGCCACCGCTGGGGCACCTCAATCAGGTGTCCTCGATCGACCCGACGCCCGCCTACCCGTTCGGCCACGGGCTGAGCTACACGAGCTTCGACTGGTCCGACGCCTCGGCCGTCGGGCCGGCCGGCGAGGCGTACGCCGATCCCACCGACCCGGTCACCTGGCCGGTCGACGGCGAGGCGCGGGTACGTGTCACAGTCCGCAACACCGGCTCCCGATCCGGCACCGAGGTCGTGCAGCTCTACCTGCACGACCCGGTGGCGCAGACCACCCGACCGGTGACACGGCTCGTCGGGTACGCCCGGGTGCCGTTGGAGCCCGGCGCGGCTGCCGACGTGACGTTCGACGTACCCGCCGATGTCACGTCGTTCACCGGGCGGTCCGGGCGGCGCATCGTCGAGCCCGGCGCCGTCGAGCTGCGGCTCGGCCGGTCCAGCGGCGAAACGGTGGCCGCCCTCGCGCTGCGGCTGACAGGCGTCGAACGCCAGGTGGGCCACGACCGGGAGCTGCTCACGTCGGTGCGGATCGAGCACCTCCTGGCCGTCCCGCACTCCGCATAG
- a CDS encoding LacI family DNA-binding transcriptional regulator has protein sequence MTEHRPLGPQASTIATIANDVGVSVATVSKVLNGREDVAPATRARVEASLDRHQYQRRNRRPSTGQRRIDLVFHEFDTGWALEILRGAEAVTAAAGIGLAVSQLDGAHRPPSRWMDALLADRPLGVLLVLCHLTDSQQQHLRRQGIPFVVVDTDSATSASVPTVGSNNFNGGLLAARHLLELGHRRIAVISGPPDMLCSRARAAGFHSAHEEAGVTVDRELVCYGSFSAHAGHAHGLRLLSRPDRPTAIFAGSDIQAMGVLRAARKCGLRVPEDLSVIGYDNLPVSAWTDPALTTINQPLGDMAGIATQMLLDMAKGNELATSRIDLVTELIVRESTAPPAHPR, from the coding sequence ATGACAGAGCACCGCCCGCTCGGCCCACAGGCCTCCACCATCGCGACGATCGCCAACGACGTCGGCGTGTCCGTCGCGACGGTGTCCAAGGTCCTCAACGGGCGCGAAGATGTCGCGCCCGCCACCAGGGCCCGGGTCGAGGCGAGCCTCGACCGCCACCAGTACCAGCGCCGCAACCGACGGCCGTCGACCGGCCAGCGCCGGATCGACCTGGTGTTCCACGAGTTCGACACCGGTTGGGCACTGGAGATCCTGCGCGGGGCCGAGGCGGTGACCGCCGCCGCCGGAATCGGCCTCGCCGTGTCCCAGCTCGACGGTGCGCACCGACCGCCGTCGCGATGGATGGACGCGCTGCTCGCCGACCGTCCGCTCGGCGTACTGCTGGTGCTCTGCCACCTGACCGACAGCCAGCAGCAGCACCTGCGGCGGCAGGGCATCCCGTTCGTCGTCGTCGACACCGACAGTGCCACCTCCGCCTCGGTGCCCACCGTCGGCTCCAACAACTTCAATGGCGGTCTGCTGGCCGCCCGACACCTGCTGGAACTGGGCCATCGGCGGATCGCCGTCATCTCCGGGCCACCCGACATGCTGTGCAGCCGGGCCCGCGCCGCCGGTTTCCACTCCGCCCACGAGGAGGCCGGGGTCACCGTCGACCGCGAGCTGGTCTGCTACGGAAGCTTCTCCGCGCATGCCGGGCACGCCCACGGCCTGCGGCTGCTGAGCCGGCCGGACCGGCCCACGGCGATCTTCGCCGGCTCGGACATCCAGGCCATGGGGGTGCTGCGGGCCGCCCGCAAGTGCGGCCTGCGAGTGCCCGAGGATCTCTCGGTCATCGGGTACGACAACCTGCCGGTCTCGGCCTGGACGGACCCCGCCCTGACCACGATCAACCAGCCGCTGGGCGACATGGCCGGCATCGCCACCCAGATGCTGCTCGACATGGCCAAGGGCAACGAGCTGGCGACCAGCCGGATCGACCTGGTGACCGAGCTGATCGTGCGGGAGAGCACCGCCCCGCCGGCCCACCCGCGCTGA
- a CDS encoding acetylxylan esterase: MTDFTPALDELRRYAPTVVEPDDFDGFWRDTLTEAAARPALVDVRPEPTDLRLLDSWDVTYAGFAGDPVRAWYTRPAGVLDPLPTVVEYAGYGRGRGLPHERLTWPVAGYAHLLMDNRGQAGQYGAGDTTDPHGAPGGPWPATWGILDPHDYHYRRLITDAVRAVDAVRALPGVDAGRVAVVGNSQGGGLALAVAGLVDDLAAVLTTAPFLCDVQRAVSLTDASPYGEIARYLSVHREAEEAVRRTLSYVDGVSFARRATAPAHFGVGLRDTVCPPSTGFAAYNQYGAATGRPTPPEREMHVYPFNGHEGGEAVHVRRQLRWLASILDATVTASPH; the protein is encoded by the coding sequence ATGACCGACTTCACCCCCGCGCTCGACGAACTCCGGCGCTACGCGCCCACCGTCGTCGAGCCCGACGATTTCGACGGGTTCTGGCGCGACACCCTCACCGAGGCCGCCGCCCGACCGGCGCTCGTGGACGTCCGACCGGAGCCCACCGACCTGCGACTGCTCGACTCGTGGGACGTCACGTACGCGGGCTTCGCAGGCGACCCGGTGCGGGCCTGGTACACGCGCCCGGCGGGCGTGCTGGACCCGCTGCCCACGGTGGTCGAGTACGCCGGCTACGGACGCGGCCGGGGCCTACCGCACGAGCGGCTGACCTGGCCGGTCGCCGGGTACGCCCACCTGCTGATGGACAACCGGGGGCAGGCCGGGCAGTACGGCGCCGGCGACACCACGGACCCGCACGGCGCGCCCGGCGGCCCGTGGCCCGCCACCTGGGGAATCCTCGACCCGCACGACTACCACTACCGTCGCCTGATCACCGACGCCGTCCGGGCCGTCGACGCGGTCCGCGCCCTGCCCGGGGTCGACGCGGGCCGGGTCGCCGTGGTCGGCAACAGCCAGGGCGGCGGTCTCGCCCTGGCGGTGGCCGGTCTCGTCGACGACCTCGCGGCGGTACTGACCACCGCCCCGTTCCTCTGTGACGTCCAGCGGGCCGTCTCGCTCACCGACGCCTCGCCGTACGGGGAGATCGCGCGCTACCTGTCGGTGCACCGCGAGGCCGAGGAGGCCGTGCGACGCACGCTGTCCTATGTCGACGGAGTGAGCTTCGCCCGCCGGGCCACGGCTCCGGCGCACTTCGGGGTCGGCCTGCGCGACACGGTGTGCCCGCCGAGCACCGGCTTCGCCGCCTACAACCAGTATGGCGCGGCCACCGGTCGGCCCACCCCACCGGAGCGCGAGATGCACGTCTACCCGTTCAACGGGCACGAGGGCGGTGAGGCCGTCCACGTCCGGCGGCAGCTGCGCTGGCTCGCGTCGATACTCGACGCGACGGTCACCGCCAGCCCGCACTGA
- a CDS encoding cellulose binding domain-containing protein, translating into MLTSGLVVACQLAPAYREVVATPHGAARWRTLPHHRRKPMNVPQLDHPVPPTPATTATTPRPRRARLWWAALAAVAAVAAAVPVATMPASAESNGGVRVMPLGDSITDGFNVPGGYRIELWQRFTSGGYRVDFVGSQFNGPASLGDHDHEGHSGWTIAQIDANVVNWLRATTPRTVLLHIGTNDMYGDTSGAPGRLAALVDKITNNAPNADVFVATIVPKSGADNQVRGYNAAIPGIVQTRAAAGKRVHLVDMYRALTLSDLADGVHPNATGYRKMADAWYTALRAVPGSIGGDTPPTTPPPTTAPPTTPPPTTAPPTTPPPSTPPPAGGCQVSYTVNAWNNGLTAAISVTNTGSAPINGWSLAFTLPSGQTITGGWNATYSPTSGAVTARNVSYNGTIAPNTAVDIGFQATHSGNAGRPSAFTLNGAACAVA; encoded by the coding sequence GTGCTGACGTCCGGGCTCGTGGTCGCCTGCCAGCTCGCTCCCGCGTACCGCGAAGTGGTGGCGACCCCGCACGGCGCCGCCCGCTGGCGCACGCTCCCCCACCACCGGAGGAAGCCCATGAACGTCCCGCAACTCGACCACCCCGTCCCTCCGACACCCGCGACCACCGCCACGACGCCGAGGCCCCGACGGGCCCGCCTGTGGTGGGCGGCCCTGGCCGCCGTCGCGGCCGTCGCCGCCGCCGTCCCGGTGGCGACGATGCCCGCCAGCGCCGAATCCAACGGCGGGGTACGCGTCATGCCGCTCGGCGACTCGATCACCGACGGCTTCAACGTCCCCGGCGGATACCGCATCGAACTCTGGCAGCGGTTCACGAGTGGCGGATACCGGGTCGACTTCGTCGGCTCCCAGTTCAACGGCCCGGCCAGCCTCGGCGACCACGACCACGAAGGTCACTCCGGCTGGACGATCGCCCAGATCGACGCCAACGTCGTCAACTGGCTGCGGGCGACGACCCCCCGGACGGTGCTGCTGCACATCGGCACCAACGACATGTACGGCGACACGTCCGGCGCGCCGGGCCGGCTCGCCGCACTCGTCGACAAGATCACCAACAACGCGCCGAACGCCGATGTGTTCGTGGCGACGATCGTCCCGAAGTCGGGCGCCGACAACCAGGTGCGCGGATACAACGCGGCGATCCCCGGGATCGTCCAGACCAGAGCCGCCGCCGGCAAGCGCGTCCACCTTGTCGACATGTACCGCGCCCTGACGTTGAGCGACCTCGCCGACGGCGTCCACCCCAACGCCACCGGCTACCGCAAGATGGCCGACGCCTGGTACACGGCGCTCCGCGCGGTGCCCGGCAGCATCGGCGGTGACACGCCGCCCACGACACCTCCGCCCACCACAGCCCCGCCCACGACTCCCCCGCCCACCACAGCCCCGCCCACGACTCCCCCGCCGAGCACGCCCCCGCCGGCCGGTGGGTGCCAGGTCTCGTACACGGTCAACGCCTGGAACAACGGCCTCACGGCGGCCATCTCGGTGACCAACACCGGCAGCGCGCCGATCAACGGCTGGTCGTTGGCGTTCACGCTGCCGAGCGGGCAGACCATCACGGGCGGCTGGAACGCCACGTACTCCCCGACCAGCGGGGCGGTGACCGCACGCAACGTCTCCTACAACGGCACGATCGCCCCGAACACCGCTGTCGACATCGGCTTCCAGGCCACCCACAGCGGCAACGCCGGTCGGCCGTCGGCCTTCACCCTCAACGGCGCCGCCTGCGCGGTCGCCTGA
- a CDS encoding nucleoside hydrolase — MTRPVLLDCDPGIDDMVAILTAVASPEVELVGVTTVGGNVGIDITTRNALDVLALAGRADIPVARGADRPYLRSTGDRTASVHGDRGLGGITLPTSAVGPVDATALELIVETVRSCAEPVTLVATGPLTNVAHLFAVHPEVASRLARLVVMGGSIGAGNRTPAAEFNIWADPEAAYRVLTEPGLPRPVPTTLVGLDVTYRTTYGPDDLRRLRSAGSVAAFCADALEYYLAGYRRDHGMDAVPLHDPLAMAEAIRPGLVTAEPAYIEVDTTTGPSRGNTLVDLRGQPTAEVAVDVDVPSALEFITCRLASLTIR, encoded by the coding sequence GTGACTCGCCCAGTGTTGCTCGACTGTGACCCCGGCATCGACGACATGGTCGCCATCCTCACGGCGGTGGCCAGCCCGGAGGTGGAACTCGTCGGGGTCACCACAGTGGGCGGCAACGTCGGAATCGACATCACCACCCGCAACGCGCTGGACGTGCTCGCCCTGGCCGGCCGGGCCGACATCCCCGTTGCCCGTGGCGCGGACCGCCCCTATCTGCGGTCGACGGGCGACCGCACCGCGTCGGTGCACGGGGACCGGGGGTTGGGCGGCATCACGCTGCCGACCTCCGCCGTCGGCCCGGTCGACGCCACCGCGCTGGAGTTGATCGTCGAGACGGTACGCTCCTGCGCCGAGCCGGTGACGCTGGTGGCGACGGGGCCCCTGACGAACGTGGCGCACCTGTTCGCGGTGCACCCCGAGGTGGCGTCGCGGTTGGCCCGGCTGGTGGTCATGGGCGGCTCGATCGGCGCCGGCAACCGGACTCCGGCCGCCGAGTTCAACATCTGGGCGGACCCGGAGGCCGCCTACCGGGTGCTCACCGAACCGGGGTTGCCCCGGCCGGTGCCGACCACGCTTGTCGGGCTGGACGTCACGTACCGCACCACCTACGGCCCGGACGACCTGCGGCGGCTCCGCTCGGCCGGCAGCGTCGCCGCTTTCTGCGCGGACGCGCTCGAGTACTACCTCGCGGGTTACCGGCGCGACCACGGCATGGACGCCGTGCCGCTGCACGACCCGCTGGCGATGGCGGAGGCGATCCGGCCGGGTTTGGTCACCGCCGAGCCGGCGTACATCGAGGTGGACACCACGACCGGGCCGAGCCGCGGCAACACCCTCGTGGACCTGCGGGGTCAGCCGACCGCCGAGGTGGCGGTGGACGTCGACGTGCCGTCCGCGTTGGAATTCATCACCTGTCGGCTGGCGTCGCTGACGATCAGGTGA